The Cystobacter fuscus DSM 2262 genome includes a region encoding these proteins:
- a CDS encoding UPF0489 family protein, producing the protein MDDSQRHLRLAGIIRLALGGGRGPRDAYVFDPHRLALPAWACALGEDGPPALLVTLDRHLDLVVPAAPAAVPDRSAGLRALDEHARWHLDVRNYDHVLAAMEAGLVGDVLVLARATPRGASTAEHYVDTRGRSHRLVVVPTVDRAAEAWASPAPGDRVREVLEAAERVLLDVDLDCFTSLSDADPTTVLPWPRDIIREYLLPPDSEPFWEAVLGRCVALTLAREPHHCGGLLASGRLFQDVAEVLFRELLRTEPP; encoded by the coding sequence ATGGACGATTCCCAGCGACACCTGCGTCTGGCGGGCATCATCCGGCTGGCGCTCGGTGGCGGGCGGGGGCCGAGAGATGCCTACGTGTTCGATCCGCACCGGCTGGCGCTCCCCGCCTGGGCCTGTGCCCTGGGCGAGGACGGACCCCCGGCGCTGCTCGTGACGTTGGACCGGCACCTGGACCTCGTGGTGCCGGCGGCGCCCGCGGCGGTGCCGGATCGCTCCGCGGGACTGCGCGCGCTGGATGAACACGCGCGCTGGCACCTCGACGTGCGCAACTACGATCACGTGCTGGCGGCCATGGAGGCGGGACTCGTGGGTGACGTCCTGGTGCTCGCGCGGGCGACCCCCCGCGGCGCGTCCACGGCGGAGCACTACGTCGACACGCGGGGGCGCTCGCACCGCCTGGTGGTGGTGCCCACGGTGGACCGGGCGGCGGAGGCCTGGGCCTCGCCCGCGCCGGGAGACCGCGTGCGCGAGGTGCTCGAGGCCGCCGAGCGGGTGCTGCTGGACGTGGACCTGGACTGCTTCACGAGCCTGAGCGACGCGGACCCCACCACCGTGCTGCCCTGGCCCCGGGACATCATCCGGGAGTACCTGCTCCCACCCGACTCGGAGCCCTTCTGGGAGGCCGTCCTGGGCCGCTGCGTCGCGCTGACCCTGGCGCGGGAGCCCCATCACTGTGGGGGACTGCTCGCCTCCGGCAGGCTCTTCCAGGACGTGGCCGAGGTGCTCTTCCGCGAGTTGCTGCGCACCGAGCCCCCCTGA
- the odhB gene encoding 2-oxoglutarate dehydrogenase complex dihydrolipoyllysine-residue succinyltransferase, giving the protein MAVELKVPPLGESITEAVVGKWNKKKGESVSVDEPLVVLETDKVTIDVPAPAAGAIATIAFKEGDKVRVGDVLGTIEAGGASASAPAPQQAAAPAPAPAAAPAPSAAADTRITPTARKIVEENNLDVAQLKGSGTGGRIMKEDALGQLSRPASEAPAPARAPAPAAPSGPRPRADREERVKMTPLRRRVAERLLQAQSNAAILTTFNEVDMGEVMDLRKQYNEKFQAKHGVKLGFMSFFVRAAIEALKTFPQVNAEIEGEDVVFKRYYDIGVAVSGARGLVVPVLRDADTLSLADMEKKIGDFGVRAKNDKLTLSDLQGGTFTISNGGTFGSMLSTPILNPPQTGILGMHNIVERPVARNGQVVIRPIMYLALSYDHRLIDGREAVQFLVRIKDCIEDPTRLLLEI; this is encoded by the coding sequence ATGGCCGTTGAATTGAAAGTCCCGCCCCTGGGCGAGTCCATCACGGAAGCCGTCGTCGGCAAGTGGAACAAGAAGAAGGGTGAGTCCGTCTCCGTGGACGAGCCCCTCGTCGTCCTGGAGACCGACAAGGTCACCATCGACGTGCCCGCCCCCGCCGCCGGCGCCATCGCCACCATCGCCTTCAAGGAAGGCGACAAGGTGCGCGTGGGTGATGTGCTCGGCACCATCGAGGCCGGTGGCGCCAGCGCCTCGGCTCCCGCGCCGCAGCAGGCCGCCGCTCCCGCTCCCGCTCCCGCCGCCGCGCCGGCCCCGAGCGCCGCCGCCGACACGCGCATCACGCCCACCGCCCGGAAGATCGTCGAGGAGAACAACCTCGACGTCGCCCAGCTCAAGGGCAGCGGCACCGGTGGCCGCATCATGAAGGAGGACGCGCTCGGTCAGCTCAGCCGTCCGGCCTCCGAGGCCCCCGCGCCCGCGCGCGCTCCGGCCCCCGCCGCTCCCTCCGGCCCCCGCCCCCGCGCGGACCGCGAGGAGCGCGTGAAGATGACGCCCCTGCGCCGCCGCGTCGCCGAGCGCCTGCTCCAGGCCCAGTCCAACGCCGCCATCCTCACCACCTTCAACGAGGTGGACATGGGCGAGGTGATGGACCTGCGCAAGCAGTACAACGAGAAGTTCCAGGCCAAGCACGGCGTGAAGCTCGGCTTCATGAGCTTCTTCGTGCGCGCCGCCATCGAGGCGCTCAAGACCTTCCCCCAGGTCAACGCGGAGATCGAGGGCGAGGACGTCGTCTTCAAGCGCTACTACGACATCGGCGTGGCGGTGAGCGGCGCGCGCGGACTCGTGGTCCCCGTGCTGCGCGACGCCGACACCCTGTCGCTCGCCGACATGGAGAAGAAGATCGGTGACTTCGGCGTCCGCGCCAAGAACGACAAGCTCACCCTGAGCGATCTGCAGGGCGGCACCTTCACCATCTCCAACGGGGGCACCTTCGGCTCCATGCTCTCCACCCCCATCCTCAACCCGCCCCAGACGGGCATCCTGGGGATGCACAACATCGTGGAGCGCCCCGTGGCCCGCAACGGCCAGGTCGTCATCCGGCCCATCATGTACCTCGCCCTCTCCTACGACCATCGCCTCATCGATGGCCGCGAGGCGGTGCAGTTCCTCGTGCGCATCAAGGACTGCATCGAGGATCCCACTCGGCTCCTGCTGGAAATTTGA
- a CDS encoding 2-oxoglutarate dehydrogenase E1 component — protein MANFQDSYLSGGNIDFIEGLYARYLEDASSVDASWREVFERTNGAGRPIFNPTPIEPPAPAVPGKDAKAGKAAPAAAQALAPQTRPTVAFEQDMKLQSRVDQAISAFRLRGHLRANLDPLGRPLPPMEHMADVGMADDKHFSAAELEQMVESSNVFPEARVKLKDLLGRLRRTYTGSIGVEFMQMLDSERRRWLMKRMEYTENRTDFPVEEQRHILTKLSYAEGFENFLHTKYIGAKRFALDGGEALVPMMDALLEVGGGMGLKEVVIGMAHRGRLNVLTNILGKKPDQIFSEFDGPQDPKKHMGRGDVKYHMGFSSDHTTRSGQGIHLSLAFNPSHLEAVNPVVEGRVRAKQDRSGDGSRTRVMPVLIHGDAAFIGQGVVAETLNLSRLQGYETGGTVHLVINNQVGFTTDPEESRSSIYSTALAQMLDVPVFHVNGDDPEACVHIGRLAAEYRQTFKSDVVVDLVCYRRYGHNEGDEPSFTQPEMYEIIRKHPTVRTLYAQQLASQGRVSAEEADTLKQRCLQEFDAALTRARAESQFKEPNALDGLWKPYKGGLEASVPEVRTAVDKETLRGMLGKLAHVPEGFNIHRDVERTVIKKRQTMVQTEELQWSEGESLAYATLLSEGYVVRLSGQDVERGTFSHRHAVLHDVQTGKEFVPLSQFPTGKARFDIHNSPLSEMGVLGFEYGYSLDVPDGLTIWEAQFGDFANGAQIIIDQFIAAGESKWRRLSGITLLLPHGYEGQGPEHSSARLERFLNLSAEDNIQVVYPTTPAQIFHLLRRQVLRPLRKPLVIMSPKSMLRLPEATSKLDELATGSFQEVIADKVDPAGVTRLLLCSGKVYYDLVKERDARKDTSIAIVRVEQLYPFPFDELSGLLAKMPKLTELFWVQEEPRNSGAWHFIFPRLHDLVATRGQNPVKLGYIGRAEAASPATGFTQTHKLEQQLIVEEAILRGTKNGR, from the coding sequence ATGGCGAATTTCCAGGACTCGTATCTTTCTGGCGGAAACATCGACTTCATCGAGGGGCTCTACGCGCGCTACCTCGAGGACGCTTCCAGTGTGGACGCGAGCTGGCGCGAGGTGTTCGAGCGCACCAACGGCGCCGGCCGTCCCATCTTCAACCCCACTCCCATCGAACCCCCCGCCCCCGCGGTGCCGGGCAAGGACGCCAAGGCCGGCAAGGCGGCTCCCGCCGCCGCCCAGGCGCTCGCCCCGCAGACGAGGCCCACGGTGGCCTTCGAGCAGGACATGAAGCTGCAGTCCCGGGTGGATCAGGCGATCTCCGCCTTCCGCCTGCGTGGCCACCTGCGCGCCAACCTGGATCCGCTCGGCCGTCCGCTCCCGCCCATGGAGCACATGGCCGACGTGGGCATGGCGGATGACAAGCACTTCTCCGCCGCCGAGCTCGAGCAGATGGTGGAGAGCTCCAACGTCTTCCCCGAGGCGCGCGTCAAACTCAAGGATCTGCTCGGGCGGCTGCGCCGCACGTACACGGGCTCCATCGGCGTGGAGTTCATGCAGATGCTCGACAGCGAGCGGCGCCGCTGGCTGATGAAGCGCATGGAGTACACCGAGAACCGCACCGACTTCCCGGTGGAGGAGCAGCGCCACATCCTCACCAAGCTGTCCTACGCCGAGGGCTTCGAGAACTTCCTGCACACCAAGTACATCGGCGCCAAGCGCTTCGCGCTCGATGGCGGCGAGGCGCTCGTGCCCATGATGGACGCGCTGCTCGAGGTGGGTGGTGGCATGGGTCTCAAGGAGGTCGTCATCGGCATGGCCCACCGCGGCCGCCTCAACGTGCTGACGAACATCCTGGGCAAGAAGCCGGATCAGATCTTCAGCGAGTTCGACGGTCCGCAGGATCCCAAGAAGCACATGGGCCGGGGCGACGTGAAGTACCACATGGGCTTCAGCTCGGACCACACCACGCGCAGCGGCCAGGGCATCCACCTGTCGCTGGCCTTCAACCCCAGCCACCTCGAGGCGGTCAACCCGGTGGTGGAGGGGCGCGTGCGCGCCAAGCAGGACCGCAGCGGAGATGGCTCGCGCACCCGGGTGATGCCGGTGCTCATCCACGGCGACGCGGCCTTCATCGGCCAGGGCGTGGTGGCCGAGACGCTCAACCTCTCGCGGCTGCAGGGCTACGAGACGGGCGGCACCGTGCACCTGGTCATCAACAACCAGGTGGGCTTCACGACCGACCCCGAGGAGTCGCGCAGCTCCATCTACTCCACCGCGCTCGCGCAGATGCTCGACGTGCCCGTCTTCCACGTGAACGGGGACGACCCCGAGGCGTGCGTCCACATCGGGCGGCTGGCGGCCGAGTACCGGCAGACGTTCAAGAGCGACGTGGTCGTCGACCTCGTGTGCTACCGGCGCTACGGGCACAACGAGGGCGATGAGCCGTCGTTCACCCAGCCGGAGATGTACGAGATCATCCGCAAGCACCCGACCGTGCGCACGCTCTACGCGCAGCAGCTCGCCAGCCAGGGCCGGGTGTCCGCCGAGGAGGCCGACACCCTCAAGCAGCGCTGCCTGCAGGAGTTCGACGCGGCGCTCACCCGCGCCCGCGCGGAGAGCCAGTTCAAGGAGCCCAACGCGCTCGACGGCCTGTGGAAGCCCTACAAGGGCGGACTCGAGGCGAGCGTGCCCGAGGTGCGCACCGCGGTGGACAAGGAGACCCTGCGCGGCATGCTCGGCAAGCTGGCCCACGTCCCCGAGGGCTTCAACATCCACCGCGACGTGGAGCGCACGGTCATCAAGAAGCGCCAGACCATGGTGCAGACCGAGGAGCTGCAGTGGAGCGAGGGCGAGTCGCTCGCCTACGCCACCCTGCTGTCCGAGGGCTACGTCGTCCGGCTGAGCGGCCAGGACGTGGAGCGCGGCACCTTCAGCCACCGCCACGCCGTGCTCCACGACGTGCAGACGGGCAAGGAGTTCGTGCCGCTGAGCCAGTTCCCCACCGGCAAGGCCCGCTTCGACATCCACAACAGCCCGCTGTCGGAGATGGGCGTGCTGGGCTTCGAGTACGGCTACAGCCTGGACGTGCCGGACGGCCTCACCATCTGGGAGGCCCAGTTCGGTGACTTCGCCAACGGCGCGCAGATCATCATCGACCAGTTCATCGCCGCGGGTGAGAGCAAGTGGCGGCGGCTCAGCGGCATCACGCTGCTGTTGCCCCACGGCTACGAGGGCCAGGGCCCCGAGCACTCCAGCGCCCGGCTCGAGCGCTTCCTGAACCTGTCGGCCGAGGACAACATCCAGGTCGTCTACCCCACCACGCCCGCGCAGATCTTCCACCTGCTGCGCCGCCAGGTGCTGCGCCCCCTGCGCAAGCCGCTCGTGATCATGTCGCCCAAGAGCATGCTGCGTCTGCCCGAGGCGACCAGCAAGCTGGACGAGCTCGCCACGGGCTCCTTCCAGGAGGTCATCGCGGACAAGGTGGACCCCGCGGGCGTGACGCGGCTGCTGTTGTGCTCGGGCAAGGTCTACTACGACCTCGTCAAGGAGCGCGACGCGCGCAAGGACACCTCCATCGCCATCGTGCGCGTGGAGCAGCTCTACCCCTTCCCCTTCGACGAACTGTCGGGCCTGCTGGCGAAGATGCCCAAGCTCACCGAGCTGTTCTGGGTCCAGGAGGAGCCACGCAACTCGGGTGCCTGGCACTTCATCTTCCCCCGCCTGCACGACCTCGTCGCCACCCGGGGACAGAACCCGGTGAAGTTGGGCTACATCGGCCGCGCGGAGGCCGCCAGCCCCGCCACCGGCTTCACCCAGACGCACAAACTTGAGCAGCAGCTCATCGTGGAGGAAGCCATCCTCCGAGGAACCAAGAATGGCCGTTGA
- the fabI gene encoding enoyl-ACP reductase FabI has translation MLLQGKKLLITGVLTPQSIAYGVAEHALEQGAEIILTGFGRARSLTERSAKRLKEGTEVLELDVSNPEHFPALTEALRQRWGRVDGVLHAIAFAPENALGGNFLHTPWESVQTAFRVSTFSLKELAVAVLPLMPKGGSIVALDFDNRVAWPIYDWMGVCKAGLEATVRYLARDLGPKGIRVNALAAGPLATVAAKGIPGFKSLQQGWGRQAPLGWDARNSHDAVTRTACALLSDWMPSTTGEMIHVDGGYHAIGAPPVDPHEDEKEESGQPG, from the coding sequence ATGTTGCTGCAGGGCAAGAAGCTCCTCATCACCGGAGTTCTCACTCCCCAGTCCATCGCCTACGGGGTCGCCGAGCACGCGCTGGAGCAGGGCGCGGAGATCATCCTCACCGGCTTCGGCCGGGCGCGCTCGCTCACCGAGCGCAGCGCCAAACGCCTCAAGGAGGGCACCGAGGTGCTGGAGTTGGACGTGTCCAATCCCGAGCACTTCCCCGCCCTCACCGAGGCGCTGCGCCAGCGCTGGGGCCGGGTGGACGGCGTGCTCCACGCCATCGCCTTCGCTCCCGAGAACGCCCTGGGTGGAAACTTCCTCCACACTCCCTGGGAGAGCGTCCAGACGGCGTTCCGCGTCTCGACCTTCTCCCTGAAGGAGCTGGCGGTGGCGGTGCTGCCCCTGATGCCCAAGGGCGGCTCCATCGTGGCGCTGGACTTCGACAACCGGGTGGCCTGGCCCATCTACGACTGGATGGGCGTGTGCAAGGCGGGCCTGGAGGCCACGGTGCGCTACCTGGCCCGGGATCTGGGGCCCAAGGGTATCCGGGTCAACGCTCTGGCGGCCGGGCCGCTGGCCACGGTGGCGGCCAAGGGCATTCCCGGGTTCAAATCCCTCCAGCAGGGGTGGGGTCGCCAGGCTCCTCTGGGGTGGGATGCGCGCAACAGCCATGATGCGGTGACGCGGACGGCGTGTGCGCTCCTATCCGATTGGATGCCCTCCACCACGGGGGAGATGATTCATGTGGACGGCGGCTATCATGCGATCGGTGCTCCGCCGGTGGACCCTCATGAGGACGAAAAGGAGGAGAGCGGCCAGCCGGGCTGA
- a CDS encoding methyl-accepting chemotaxis protein, with protein MNGSHPQTVIPPQLPHRVFLVMATWSALFSPVTAYLFALALGLSAEEMSWSLRYLLPLFILLGAVGVPWLIAFPQLQRNLGARPGEEPHHYLVRLYKLPWKLALLCGQGSQLFGGLLFSLILLVRFHKDPLLLGAECLIAVTLGYAMALPAALQIEALLMPSLLEERDRLRLRTQSKGFSWMRQSWHLPFTIGSVVVSALLIMGLLLVTQTVALRDARMNALLNDPTLSAAQAERIAQHLGSFVDSQTSTLGPPLIALGLFALIMSVFTTWMLARRQSRATTALRAAIQGLANGAPVAPAWASTDELGDVATEMAIALDKLQEIPTRLQASASLLLAASTGLGSASNQQRQRLSEQAAVLQQAQLTSEEIRTTSELASHKAESVLSVAGHAEQLGQYGEQALERTLMGLSTIGDFVDGIRGKVLRLQESATQIAHIAVTVKDLADQSHLLALNASIEAARAGDQGAGFAVVASEIRKLADQTIRENALIRKSLLDIGTAIRDVVSMSEQGALQVEGGLERVKTSGNNLREMSLIIQENAAAVRQIAAAVNQQNAGITHIFNAIAHLSSGMDETMKRLDTTLQATETLQAVTREVTEIARRYQLNR; from the coding sequence ATGAACGGCTCACACCCGCAGACGGTCATCCCTCCGCAGCTTCCTCACCGGGTGTTCCTCGTCATGGCGACGTGGAGCGCCCTCTTCTCGCCCGTCACCGCCTACCTGTTCGCGCTGGCGCTCGGGTTGTCGGCCGAGGAGATGTCCTGGAGCCTGCGCTACCTGCTGCCCCTCTTCATCCTGCTGGGCGCCGTGGGCGTGCCCTGGCTCATCGCGTTTCCGCAGCTCCAGCGCAACCTGGGCGCGCGCCCCGGAGAGGAGCCCCACCACTACCTCGTGCGCCTGTACAAGCTGCCCTGGAAGCTGGCGTTGCTGTGCGGCCAGGGCAGTCAGTTGTTCGGCGGTCTGCTCTTCAGCCTGATCCTCCTGGTGCGCTTCCACAAGGATCCGCTCCTGCTCGGGGCCGAGTGCCTCATCGCCGTCACCCTGGGGTACGCGATGGCCCTGCCCGCCGCCCTGCAGATCGAGGCGCTGTTGATGCCCTCGCTGCTCGAGGAGAGGGATCGGCTGCGCCTGCGCACCCAGAGCAAGGGCTTCTCCTGGATGCGCCAGAGCTGGCATCTGCCCTTCACGATCGGCTCCGTCGTGGTGAGCGCCCTGCTCATCATGGGCCTGCTGCTCGTCACGCAGACCGTCGCGCTGCGCGATGCCCGGATGAATGCGCTGCTGAACGACCCGACCCTCTCCGCGGCCCAGGCCGAGCGGATCGCCCAACACCTGGGAAGCTTCGTCGACAGCCAGACGTCCACGCTGGGGCCGCCCCTGATCGCGCTGGGACTGTTCGCCCTGATCATGTCCGTGTTCACCACCTGGATGCTCGCCAGGCGCCAGTCCCGGGCCACCACCGCGCTCCGGGCGGCCATCCAGGGACTGGCCAATGGGGCCCCGGTGGCGCCCGCCTGGGCCTCCACCGATGAGCTGGGCGATGTCGCCACCGAGATGGCCATCGCCCTGGACAAGCTCCAGGAGATCCCCACGCGCCTGCAGGCCTCGGCCAGCCTGCTGCTCGCCGCGAGCACCGGGCTCGGCTCCGCGAGCAACCAGCAGCGCCAGCGCCTGTCGGAACAGGCCGCCGTGCTCCAGCAGGCCCAGCTCACCTCCGAGGAGATCCGCACCACCTCCGAGCTCGCCTCCCACAAGGCCGAGAGCGTGCTCAGCGTCGCCGGCCACGCCGAACAGCTCGGCCAGTACGGGGAACAGGCCCTCGAGCGCACCTTGATGGGGTTGAGCACCATCGGCGACTTCGTGGATGGCATCCGCGGCAAGGTGCTGCGCCTGCAGGAGAGCGCCACGCAGATCGCCCACATCGCCGTCACCGTGAAGGACCTGGCCGACCAGTCGCACCTGCTCGCGCTCAACGCCTCCATCGAGGCGGCACGCGCGGGAGACCAGGGCGCGGGCTTCGCCGTGGTCGCCAGTGAGATCCGCAAGCTGGCCGATCAGACCATCCGGGAGAACGCCCTCATCCGCAAGAGCCTCCTGGACATCGGCACCGCCATCCGGGACGTGGTCTCCATGAGCGAGCAGGGCGCGCTCCAGGTCGAAGGTGGCCTCGAGCGCGTGAAGACCTCGGGCAACAACCTGCGCGAGATGTCGCTCATCATCCAGGAGAACGCCGCGGCCGTGCGGCAGATCGCCGCCGCGGTGAACCAGCAGAACGCGGGCATCACCCACATCTTCAACGCCATCGCCCACCTGTCCTCCGGCATGGACGAGACGATGAAGCGCCTGGACACGACGCTCCAGGCCACCGAGACGCTCCAGGCCGTCACCCGGGAAGTGACGGAGATCGCCCGCCGCTACCAGCTCAACCGCTAA
- a CDS encoding S9 family peptidase, translating to MRLLLAAALLVSCAPALTQHPPTKPMPSVPDTFLRDYAETRRFMSGRPLAARITPDEKTVLFLRGQPRAPIQTLFAFDVASGEAREVLTPESILNGAEETLSPEEKARRERMRVSARGFTSYQLSEDGSNILVPLSGKLYLVERASGKSLELKTGAGVVDPRFSPDGKHVAYVRDNDVYRLELASNTERRVTKGGTPLLTHGLAEFVAQEEMRRYSGWWWSPDARFIAYTESDTSGVEKLSLIDVMHPERGADTPAYPRPGKENAKVRLGVIPVGGGNTVWVKWDAQAYPYLATVVWPKKGPLTLLVQNRTQTEQKLLAVDPANGTTRELLTEKDDAWLELDQSFPQWLEDGSGFLWYTERNGGPEVELRGADGALTRSLVKPEAGLREFVRYVEKEGALYFNGGPNPSESYLWRVKDGGAPEQVRPGTTGEAVETGTVSKSGALLLFTHSSPTSMPRTYVARADGSRVGELPSVAVEPPFTPRVEFRELGPLMFQSSLVRPRDAKPGEKLPVIVEVYAGPTVTVVHKSMAPHLLSQWMADQGFLIARFDGRGTPLRGAQWQRAVHLDFSAVTLEDQASAVHALAAAVPEVDEARVGIEGWSFGGYMAALAALKRPDVFKAAVSGAPVVDWLDYDTHYTERYLGLPQQHPEAYEKSSLLTYARAEDKPISPLLLIHGTADDNVYFFHTLKLSDALFRAGKYHELLPLSGLTHMVPDPLVTQRQYEWVMGHFKRHLQR from the coding sequence ATGCGACTCCTGCTCGCCGCCGCGTTGCTCGTCTCCTGTGCTCCCGCACTGACCCAGCACCCCCCGACCAAGCCCATGCCCTCCGTCCCCGACACCTTCCTGCGTGACTACGCCGAGACGCGCCGCTTCATGAGTGGCCGTCCGCTGGCCGCCCGCATCACCCCCGACGAGAAGACCGTGCTCTTCCTGCGCGGCCAGCCCCGCGCGCCCATCCAGACGCTGTTCGCCTTCGACGTGGCGAGCGGCGAGGCCCGGGAGGTGCTCACCCCCGAGTCCATCCTCAATGGGGCCGAGGAGACCCTGTCCCCCGAGGAGAAGGCCCGCCGCGAGCGCATGCGCGTGAGCGCCCGGGGCTTCACCTCGTACCAGCTGTCCGAGGACGGCTCGAACATCCTCGTGCCGCTGTCCGGCAAGCTCTACCTGGTGGAGCGCGCGAGCGGAAAGTCCCTGGAGCTCAAGACGGGCGCGGGCGTCGTGGATCCGCGCTTCTCCCCGGACGGCAAGCACGTGGCGTACGTGCGCGACAACGACGTGTACCGCCTGGAGCTGGCCTCCAACACGGAGCGCCGGGTCACCAAGGGGGGCACGCCCCTGCTCACCCATGGCCTGGCCGAGTTCGTCGCCCAGGAGGAGATGCGCCGCTACTCCGGCTGGTGGTGGAGCCCGGACGCGCGCTTCATCGCCTATACGGAGTCGGACACCTCGGGCGTGGAGAAGCTCTCGCTCATCGACGTGATGCACCCCGAGCGGGGCGCGGACACCCCGGCCTATCCCCGTCCGGGCAAGGAGAACGCCAAGGTGCGCCTGGGCGTCATCCCCGTCGGGGGGGGCAACACGGTCTGGGTGAAGTGGGACGCGCAGGCCTACCCGTACCTCGCCACGGTGGTGTGGCCGAAGAAGGGGCCGCTCACGCTGCTCGTGCAGAACCGCACCCAGACGGAGCAGAAGCTGCTCGCGGTGGATCCGGCCAACGGCACCACGCGCGAGCTGCTCACGGAGAAGGATGACGCCTGGCTCGAGCTGGATCAGTCGTTCCCGCAGTGGCTCGAGGATGGCTCGGGCTTCCTCTGGTACACGGAGCGCAACGGTGGTCCCGAGGTGGAGCTGCGCGGCGCGGACGGCGCCCTCACGCGCTCGCTCGTGAAGCCGGAGGCGGGCCTGCGCGAGTTCGTGCGCTACGTGGAGAAGGAGGGCGCGCTCTACTTCAACGGCGGGCCCAACCCCTCGGAGAGCTACCTGTGGCGCGTGAAGGACGGCGGGGCCCCGGAGCAGGTGCGCCCGGGCACCACGGGCGAGGCCGTGGAGACGGGGACGGTGTCCAAGTCGGGCGCGCTGCTGCTCTTCACCCACTCGAGCCCCACGTCCATGCCGCGCACCTACGTGGCGCGCGCGGACGGCTCGCGGGTGGGGGAGCTGCCCTCGGTGGCCGTGGAGCCGCCCTTCACGCCGCGCGTGGAGTTCCGCGAGCTGGGCCCGTTGATGTTCCAGTCCTCGCTGGTGCGCCCGCGGGACGCGAAGCCGGGGGAGAAGCTGCCCGTCATCGTCGAGGTGTACGCGGGCCCCACCGTCACCGTCGTCCACAAGAGCATGGCGCCGCACCTGCTGTCGCAGTGGATGGCGGACCAGGGCTTCCTCATCGCCCGCTTCGATGGCCGGGGCACGCCGCTCAGGGGCGCGCAGTGGCAGCGCGCGGTGCACCTGGACTTCTCCGCCGTGACGCTGGAGGACCAGGCCAGTGCCGTCCACGCGCTCGCCGCCGCGGTGCCCGAGGTGGACGAGGCGCGCGTGGGCATCGAGGGCTGGAGCTTCGGTGGCTACATGGCCGCGCTCGCCGCGCTCAAGCGTCCGGACGTCTTCAAGGCGGCCGTGTCCGGGGCGCCCGTGGTGGACTGGCTCGACTACGACACCCACTACACCGAGCGCTACCTGGGGCTGCCGCAGCAGCACCCCGAGGCCTACGAGAAGAGCTCGCTGCTCACCTACGCGCGCGCCGAGGACAAGCCCATCTCCCCGCTGCTGCTCATCCACGGCACCGCGGATGACAACGTGTACTTCTTCCACACGCTCAAGCTGTCCGACGCGCTCTTCCGCGCGGGCAAGTACCACGAGCTGCTTCCGCTCAGCGGGCTGACGCACATGGTGCCGGATCCGCTCGTCACCCAGCGCCAGTACGAGTGGGTGATGGGCCACTTCAAGCGCCACCTCCAGCGCTAG
- a CDS encoding DUF1016 N-terminal domain-containing protein, with product MTKRPSKMPRTVGSKKVAAPLRQSPSTAIEKAAPVSGAQIEADVVGLVRDIGAMIDAARKQVSVTANAALMGLYWQIGQRVHTEVLEERRAEYGAQIVSAVGRQLEARYGRGFGEKSLRHMIRFAQAPARAFRGGEVP from the coding sequence ATGACGAAGCGCCCGAGCAAGATGCCCAGGACGGTCGGCTCGAAGAAAGTCGCAGCGCCGCTGCGACAATCGCCAAGCACCGCCATCGAGAAGGCCGCCCCTGTGTCCGGCGCCCAGATCGAGGCCGACGTGGTGGGGCTCGTGCGCGACATCGGTGCGATGATCGACGCCGCGCGCAAGCAGGTGTCGGTCACCGCGAACGCCGCGCTGATGGGGCTCTACTGGCAGATCGGCCAGCGCGTCCACACGGAGGTACTCGAAGAGCGCCGCGCGGAGTACGGGGCCCAGATTGTCTCCGCGGTGGGGAGACAATTGGAGGCGCGCTACGGACGCGGCTTCGGCGAGAAGAGCCTTCGGCACATGATCCGGTTCGCGCAGGCACCCGCGCGGGCCTTCCGCGGGGGGGAGGTTCCATGA
- a CDS encoding cold-shock protein, which translates to MATGTVKWFNDAKGFGFIVQDAGGEDVFCHHTAINMDGFRTLAEGQKVEFEVSRGPKGLQAQNVRAAT; encoded by the coding sequence ATGGCAACTGGCACCGTGAAGTGGTTCAACGACGCGAAGGGTTTCGGATTCATCGTGCAGGACGCGGGGGGTGAGGACGTGTTCTGTCACCACACCGCGATCAACATGGATGGCTTCCGCACCCTCGCCGAGGGGCAGAAGGTGGAGTTCGAGGTGTCGCGCGGCCCCAAGGGCCTGCAGGCGCAGAACGTGCGCGCCGCCACCTGA